One Umboniibacter marinipuniceus DNA window includes the following coding sequences:
- the aroK gene encoding shikimate kinase AroK, whose amino-acid sequence MKSRQNIFLIGPMGVGKTTIGRLLADRLGRHFYDTDRVVEERTGADIPWIFDVEGEAGFRRREQAVCAELAQEQALVIATGGGIVINEENRKAIRRDGIVIFLSATVDQLVDRTAKDTRRPLLQNDNPRNVIAEIFETRLPLYQELADITVATDRSAPRLLVNDILRQLDQHNENA is encoded by the coding sequence ATGAAGTCTCGTCAGAATATATTTCTAATTGGGCCAATGGGAGTAGGAAAGACTACCATTGGCCGATTACTTGCCGATCGCTTAGGTCGGCATTTTTATGACACCGACCGAGTCGTTGAAGAGCGAACAGGTGCCGATATTCCTTGGATTTTTGACGTTGAGGGCGAGGCTGGATTTCGTCGGAGAGAGCAGGCCGTCTGTGCGGAATTGGCGCAGGAACAGGCGCTGGTTATCGCGACGGGTGGCGGTATTGTCATCAACGAAGAAAATAGAAAGGCAATCCGTCGCGACGGAATTGTTATCTTCCTCTCGGCAACGGTCGACCAACTCGTAGATCGCACCGCTAAAGACACCCGACGTCCACTGCTACAGAACGATAATCCAAGAAACGTCATTGCTGAAATTTTCGAAACTCGTCTTCCCCTCTACCAAGAACTTGCAGATATTACGGTTGCGACCGATAGGTCAGCGCCACGCCTTTTGGTGAACGATATTCTGCGCCAGCTGGATCAACATAATGAAAACGCTTAA
- the aroB gene encoding 3-dehydroquinate synthase encodes MKTLNVDLDERSYPIYIGSDLLSQRVLFDAHIRAKQVCIVTNETLADSYAKQVAATLSDYQLTTVVLPDGEAFKTLDTLQRIFDQLLEQRHNRTTTLIAIGGGVVGDMTGFAAACYQRGVDFIQVPTTLLSQVDSSVGGKTGVNHPAGKNMIGAFYQPQAVAIDLTVLTTLPARELSAGLAEVIKYGLIWDHEFFEWLEENMEALRQCNLTLMEYAIQQSCAIKAQVVAADEREGGLRAILNLGHTFGHAIETHQGYGAWLHGEAVGTGMVVAAELSAVRGYISSTFVARIRKLMAAAGLPIHIPSAMTNEEFLQLMAVDKKVLDGRLRLILNVDHGKSAIFDDITEESVKVALDRCRKEI; translated from the coding sequence ATGAAAACGCTTAATGTCGACCTCGATGAACGTAGTTACCCAATCTACATAGGCTCAGATCTGTTATCGCAGCGAGTCTTGTTCGATGCACATATTCGCGCTAAACAAGTTTGTATAGTTACCAATGAAACCTTGGCCGATAGCTATGCGAAGCAGGTTGCCGCAACTTTAAGTGATTACCAACTAACTACAGTGGTGCTGCCTGACGGTGAAGCTTTTAAGACGTTGGATACGCTGCAGCGAATCTTCGATCAACTCCTTGAGCAAAGGCATAATCGAACCACTACGCTAATTGCTATTGGTGGCGGCGTAGTGGGCGATATGACGGGCTTCGCCGCTGCGTGTTATCAGCGTGGCGTTGATTTCATTCAGGTTCCTACCACCTTGTTATCGCAGGTTGACTCGTCGGTTGGCGGCAAAACCGGCGTTAATCATCCGGCGGGGAAGAATATGATTGGGGCTTTTTACCAGCCTCAGGCAGTCGCCATCGATCTGACGGTGCTCACCACGCTGCCCGCGCGCGAATTGTCAGCGGGTCTCGCTGAGGTCATCAAATACGGTCTAATCTGGGATCATGAATTCTTTGAGTGGCTAGAAGAAAATATGGAGGCGCTACGACAGTGCAATCTGACGCTAATGGAATACGCTATCCAGCAATCTTGTGCGATTAAAGCGCAAGTGGTAGCTGCGGATGAGCGTGAAGGCGGCCTGCGGGCTATCTTGAATCTAGGGCATACCTTTGGACACGCGATTGAAACTCACCAGGGCTACGGCGCTTGGCTTCATGGGGAGGCCGTAGGCACGGGTATGGTTGTGGCAGCAGAACTCTCTGCCGTGCGTGGTTACATCAGCAGCACCTTTGTTGCGCGAATTCGAAAGTTGATGGCGGCCGCAGGCCTACCGATTCATATCCCTTCAGCAATGACAAATGAAGAGTTTCTGCAGCTAATGGCTGTAGATAAAAAGGTATTAGACGGCCGTCTACGCCTAATACTCAACGTTGATCACGGCAAAAGTGCCATTTTTGACGATATTACCGAAGAATCTGTTAAAGTAGCGCTTGATCGTTGCCGAAAGGAAATTTGA
- a CDS encoding pilus assembly protein PilP — MKKSLLSSLALVIALSGCAADQSDLQGYVNQVKARPAGRVEPLPEFAPYETFVYAASGRRAPFEPPVSAEQMLAQRAAQVSEIQPPVDHTPQPLELYAISDLRMIGYVDHQGSRWATLQDGSGSVHRIGVGSYIGKNYGRITKITSTHIELLEIVPNGPRSWIERPRTIQMVGLEQLGSN, encoded by the coding sequence ATGAAGAAGTCACTCCTCAGCAGTTTGGCGTTAGTGATCGCTCTGAGCGGCTGTGCTGCCGATCAGTCTGACCTTCAAGGGTATGTGAATCAAGTCAAAGCCCGGCCAGCCGGTCGCGTTGAACCGCTTCCTGAGTTCGCGCCCTACGAGACTTTTGTTTACGCAGCATCGGGGCGACGCGCACCATTCGAGCCGCCTGTTTCAGCAGAACAGATGTTGGCGCAGCGCGCGGCACAAGTCAGTGAAATTCAACCTCCGGTTGATCACACGCCGCAACCACTTGAATTATATGCCATCTCAGATTTACGAATGATTGGCTACGTTGACCATCAGGGTTCGCGCTGGGCAACACTTCAGGATGGGTCGGGCTCGGTTCATCGCATTGGGGTGGGTAGCTATATTGGTAAGAACTATGGTCGCATCACCAAAATAACGTCAACACATATTGAATTACTCGAAATTGTTCCCAACGGTCCACGCTCATGGATTGAGCGGCCCCGCACCATTCAAATGGTCGGGTTGGAACAATTGGGCAGCAACTAA
- a CDS encoding PilN domain-containing protein: protein MANINLLPWRDKRRELKKKEFIQVCFLVLVAVVGVLFAVSQWYSAAQDNQAQRNALLDNEIRQLRLQVNEIRSLREQKQEMIDRMTVIQSLQGDRPMIVHLFDQLARTLPQGVFYNTVKREGNRIQIVGIAESSARISALIRRLEASEWFADPRPTEIKAAPQYGEFASQFSLVVQITKPKQDEEEDS from the coding sequence ATGGCAAACATTAACCTACTCCCGTGGCGTGATAAACGCCGCGAGCTAAAGAAGAAAGAGTTTATCCAGGTTTGCTTCCTTGTTCTTGTTGCCGTGGTGGGTGTGCTCTTCGCTGTGTCTCAGTGGTATTCAGCGGCGCAGGACAACCAGGCGCAGCGCAATGCGCTATTGGACAATGAAATTAGGCAGTTGCGTTTGCAGGTCAATGAAATTAGGTCATTGCGAGAACAAAAGCAGGAAATGATTGACCGCATGACGGTCATTCAAAGCCTCCAGGGTGATCGACCAATGATTGTTCATCTATTTGACCAATTGGCGAGAACCTTGCCGCAGGGTGTTTTCTACAACACGGTTAAGCGTGAGGGTAATCGGATTCAAATCGTTGGTATCGCTGAGTCAAGTGCTCGTATCTCAGCTCTGATAAGACGCCTTGAGGCTTCAGAGTGGTTTGCCGATCCGCGTCCAACAGAGATTAAGGCAGCGCCCCAATACGGTGAGTTCGCCAGTCAGTTCAGTCTAGTAGTCCAGATTACTAAGCCGAAGCAAGATGAAGAGGAGGATAGCTAA
- a CDS encoding type IV pilus secretin PilQ, whose protein sequence is MIRQTKIALTMLASALTSAPLLATELTNVEFNTLPGEQLEAVLTFDTAAPSASGYLMESPARIIVDLPDTDNGVDQRRFNLSGDVATSAMLLSTDEKTRLVFNLSGAGQYEMLTRGNKVSVIIEKPIATASSGGMTQQFASASTSNNQLDGFDFRRGDRGEGNVILDLGSSSANVNVESRGSDIVATIPNYTVPARLLNRMDVVDFATPVSLVSFEQRGRDAVVTISTSDDFDMSAYQANDEFVVSVAPLTREQRAEREAEFAYQGETLSFNFQNIEIRSLLQIIADITQLNLVASDSVQGDITLRLVNVPWDQALDLVLKTKGLDKRLIGNVLMVAPAAEIAERERVELQNSIDLEQLAPLYTEHFEVNYADAAEINALFQQMNEETASGLLSGRGSVIVDERTNSIIMSDTQAKLMEFRELLHKLDIPVRQVSIEARIVLASTGFSRDLGVRWGYDYARDVGGGDIGIGTGTVDGVVDIVNGDPLSYGDAPGGLVVDLAATPSAGTASSFAVGLLSSGGNFLTLELSALEAEGRGEVISQPKVIAGNQQTAVIQSGSEIPYQQATSSGATAVQFKEATLKLEVTPQITPDNRIIMQLVINKDSIGEVVAGVPTIDVTQLETQVIADNGQTIVLGGIFEQAVVESEAKTPILGDLPLIGHLFKQTSRQNDKQETLIFITPRILETPLES, encoded by the coding sequence ATGATCCGTCAAACTAAAATTGCATTGACTATGCTGGCAAGCGCGCTGACTTCAGCACCGCTGCTAGCAACGGAATTGACGAATGTTGAATTCAACACCTTGCCCGGCGAGCAGCTAGAAGCGGTACTCACGTTTGATACCGCTGCACCTTCTGCCTCCGGTTACCTTATGGAGTCTCCCGCTCGGATTATTGTTGATCTGCCCGATACGGACAACGGCGTTGATCAACGCCGTTTCAACCTATCGGGCGATGTAGCAACTAGCGCCATGCTGCTGTCTACCGACGAAAAAACCCGTTTAGTTTTCAACCTTAGCGGAGCGGGCCAGTATGAAATGCTGACGCGCGGTAATAAGGTGTCAGTGATCATTGAGAAACCCATTGCCACCGCCAGCTCAGGGGGAATGACACAACAATTTGCTAGCGCTTCAACGTCCAATAATCAGCTTGATGGTTTCGATTTCCGACGCGGTGATCGCGGTGAGGGTAACGTCATTCTGGACTTGGGTAGCTCAAGTGCTAACGTAAACGTCGAGTCTCGCGGTAGCGACATTGTTGCCACAATTCCAAACTACACCGTGCCGGCAAGACTACTAAATCGAATGGACGTTGTGGATTTTGCCACACCGGTAAGCCTCGTCTCATTTGAGCAGCGTGGCCGAGATGCAGTGGTGACAATTAGCACCTCTGATGATTTCGATATGTCAGCCTACCAAGCGAATGATGAGTTTGTGGTGAGCGTAGCGCCGTTGACACGTGAACAACGTGCAGAGCGCGAAGCCGAATTCGCCTACCAGGGCGAGACCTTAAGCTTTAACTTCCAAAATATTGAGATCCGCTCACTACTGCAGATTATTGCTGATATTACTCAGCTTAACCTGGTAGCGAGTGATAGCGTTCAAGGTGATATCACGCTACGCCTAGTTAATGTTCCATGGGATCAAGCGCTTGACTTAGTACTGAAAACTAAAGGTCTAGATAAGCGACTCATTGGTAACGTTTTGATGGTTGCGCCAGCGGCAGAAATCGCTGAGCGAGAGCGAGTAGAACTTCAGAATAGTATCGATCTTGAGCAGCTAGCACCGCTCTACACTGAGCACTTTGAGGTGAATTACGCGGATGCAGCGGAAATTAACGCCTTGTTCCAGCAGATGAATGAAGAGACTGCCTCTGGTCTCCTTAGCGGTCGCGGTAGTGTCATTGTAGATGAGCGCACTAACTCAATCATTATGAGTGACACTCAGGCTAAATTAATGGAGTTTCGCGAGCTACTGCATAAGCTAGATATTCCGGTTCGTCAGGTATCTATCGAAGCACGAATCGTGCTGGCTAGCACGGGCTTCAGTCGTGATCTTGGTGTTCGTTGGGGTTATGACTACGCACGTGACGTAGGCGGTGGTGATATCGGTATTGGCACAGGTACCGTAGATGGCGTGGTAGATATCGTTAACGGCGACCCTCTCAGCTACGGTGATGCACCAGGCGGCCTCGTGGTTGATTTGGCCGCTACACCATCCGCAGGTACGGCTTCTTCTTTTGCTGTGGGTCTGCTCTCTTCGGGTGGAAACTTCCTGACTCTCGAGCTTTCGGCGCTGGAAGCCGAAGGTCGTGGTGAGGTGATCTCGCAGCCAAAAGTGATTGCGGGTAACCAGCAAACCGCAGTAATTCAATCGGGTTCGGAGATTCCCTACCAGCAGGCAACGTCAAGTGGTGCAACGGCTGTTCAGTTCAAGGAAGCGACCTTGAAGTTGGAAGTGACGCCGCAGATTACGCCTGACAACCGAATCATTATGCAGTTAGTCATTAACAAAGACTCGATTGGTGAAGTGGTCGCGGGCGTACCAACCATTGATGTCACTCAGTTGGAGACTCAGGTCATTGCAGATAATGGACAAACCATTGTTTTAGGTGGCATTTTTGAGCAAGCTGTGGTCGAATCGGAAGCGAAGACACCAATTCTTGGTGATCTACCGCTAATCGGGCATCTGTTCAAGCAAACGAGCCGTCAGAATGATAAGCAAGAAACGCTTATCTTCATTACGCCACGTATTCTGGAGACGCCCCTAGAAAGCTAA
- a CDS encoding type 4a pilus biogenesis protein PilO, giving the protein MSLQESLSKLNEIDINDLDFENIGTWSIGGRIVVWVLLAVIIAGAGYWFVIQPQIDELERAQSQEVEKRRQFESMAAQASSIDVYRAQLVEIEQSFSALLSQLPSETEVPGLLDDISESGINSGLSFKNIQLRPEQVREYYVELPIQITVSGGYHDMGTFVSGVAGLSRIVTLHNFDISGSNPDDLKMEITASTYRYKGGDE; this is encoded by the coding sequence ATGTCATTACAGGAATCGCTATCCAAGCTAAACGAGATTGATATCAATGATCTCGATTTTGAGAATATTGGTACGTGGTCAATTGGTGGACGAATCGTCGTTTGGGTTCTGCTTGCGGTGATCATCGCCGGTGCTGGCTACTGGTTTGTTATTCAGCCGCAGATTGATGAGCTTGAACGCGCTCAAAGCCAGGAGGTTGAAAAGCGACGTCAGTTTGAGTCGATGGCCGCCCAAGCTTCAAGTATCGATGTGTATCGAGCCCAGCTCGTTGAGATTGAGCAGTCGTTCTCTGCGCTGTTATCTCAGCTTCCATCCGAAACCGAAGTGCCAGGCCTTTTGGATGATATTTCCGAGTCCGGAATTAACAGTGGCCTATCCTTCAAAAATATTCAGTTACGCCCTGAGCAAGTGCGCGAATACTATGTAGAGCTACCCATTCAGATCACGGTTTCCGGTGGCTACCACGATATGGGTACCTTCGTAAGTGGCGTAGCGGGGTTGTCGCGAATTGTGACACTTCACAACTTCGATATCAGCGGCAGTAACCCTGATGATCTAAAAATGGAAATTACCGCCAGCACCTACCGTTACAAGGGAGGTGACGAATAA
- the pilM gene encoding type IV pilus assembly protein PilM, protein MSLKGLFAKPQRRLLGLDISSTAVKLLELSKSGDKYRIEAYGVLGMPEGAVVDRTIKDPDAVSSVIRKLVSRTGTKLKGAAVAVTGSSVIIKRLQMPAGLSEAELATRIIMDAEQYITFPIEEVSLDFEVLGPSQTEGQLDILLVACRSENVDMLTEVVSAAGLVPEVVDVEVFALTRAFSFVAPQLEADKDSAIALFDIGATATNITVIQGGGTGVPREVNFGGHLLTDQIMQRYGLSLEEAGQAKRLGGLPDDYQSEVLAPWIEDAVDQLQSNLRNYVSAASISEVDYVVLAGGGAAIPGLAEAFEARTGIQSFVADPFARVNFAKRINKRALQSDAQAMTVATGLAMWSFIDGKH, encoded by the coding sequence ATGAGTTTAAAGGGGCTGTTTGCAAAACCCCAACGTCGCCTTCTAGGCCTCGATATCAGCTCAACGGCAGTGAAGTTGCTGGAGCTGAGTAAGTCGGGAGACAAGTACCGAATAGAAGCCTATGGCGTTCTCGGTATGCCAGAGGGTGCTGTTGTTGATCGCACCATCAAGGACCCTGATGCAGTATCTAGCGTCATTCGTAAGTTGGTTTCAAGAACGGGAACCAAGTTAAAAGGGGCTGCCGTTGCGGTGACGGGATCTTCAGTGATCATCAAGCGACTACAAATGCCAGCAGGGCTTTCTGAGGCGGAGTTAGCGACCCGTATCATTATGGACGCTGAGCAATATATCACCTTCCCTATCGAAGAGGTCTCACTAGATTTTGAAGTGCTGGGGCCTTCGCAAACCGAAGGTCAGCTGGACATACTTCTTGTTGCTTGTCGCTCCGAGAATGTAGATATGCTAACTGAAGTGGTTTCAGCGGCGGGTTTGGTGCCAGAAGTCGTTGATGTAGAGGTCTTCGCGCTGACCCGAGCGTTTAGTTTTGTGGCGCCGCAACTCGAGGCCGATAAAGACTCGGCAATCGCGCTGTTTGATATTGGTGCTACCGCAACTAATATTACGGTTATTCAGGGTGGCGGCACTGGCGTACCTCGGGAGGTGAACTTCGGTGGTCACCTTCTCACAGATCAGATTATGCAGCGCTATGGTCTCTCACTCGAGGAAGCTGGGCAGGCGAAACGTTTAGGCGGTTTGCCTGATGACTATCAGTCAGAGGTTCTTGCGCCATGGATTGAAGATGCCGTAGATCAGCTGCAAAGTAACTTGCGGAACTATGTTTCTGCGGCGTCAATTAGTGAGGTTGATTACGTTGTCTTGGCGGGTGGTGGCGCAGCTATCCCTGGCTTAGCGGAGGCTTTTGAAGCCCGAACAGGAATTCAGAGTTTTGTTGCCGACCCCTTCGCTCGGGTGAATTTTGCCAAGCGGATTAACAAACGTGCGCTCCAGTCAGATGCTCAGGCAATGACCGTAGCAACAGGTTTAGCGATGTGGAGTTTTATTGATGGCAAACATTAA